The Chamaesiphon minutus PCC 6605 DNA window GATACATGTGGTTGGCAAAAAGACGAGTACCTTTGTCAGTTATGCCGATCTACCACCGATCGTCGGTGTAGCCTTACCAAATCATCGAGATGTTCGCGCTTGGCGCAAACGCTGGAAAAAATACGACCATATCGCACCGCTGTTTTGGCACAATTTTTATGCTGAAAAATTGCGTCAAGTGCAGACAATGGCAGAACTGCAAGCCTGGGAAGAAGTACTTAGTTACATCGGCTTTGGATTGCCAGAATCGAGCCGGATCGAACTAGAAGGCATCTGTGGCGAAATGACTCATTTTTTGTTCGGTAACGTTGCTTAGTCTTCTGTGTCTTGAATCTGGGTATAAGAGACTGGGGGACGGGAACAGGGGGTGACTAGAAAGCAATAATTGTTCTTTTACTCATCACCCATTACCAATTACTCATCCACCCATCCACCCCTAAGTGGGAACAACCACCATAAAAAATGGGTTTACCGTACCTGTACAAATGCTGGGAATTTGAGATGATGTAAGTATCGACAAAAGCACATCAGGAATCAAGCGATGAACTTCAATATTCAATCTCTGCACAACTGGTATCGTGGTTTATTACAAAATCCTAAATATCGTTGGTGGGTAGTAGCTGCATCGATCGCTTACTTACTCAGCCCGATCGATTTGATTCCTGACTTTCTACCTTTTGCTGGATTAGTTGACGATACCCTAATTATTTCTCTATTAGTGTCGGAAGTCGCACAAGTCGCTAAGACAAAACTGCAATCTAAAACTACTCGATCGACACCCAATACTCCAGATGCATCTGGCCAAGTTATAGATGTTCGTGCGGTTGCCGCCGAATAAGTAAA harbors:
- a CDS encoding YkvA family protein; the encoded protein is MNFNIQSLHNWYRGLLQNPKYRWWVVAASIAYLLSPIDLIPDFLPFAGLVDDTLIISLLVSEVAQVAKTKLQSKTTRSTPNTPDASGQVIDVRAVAAE